The following proteins come from a genomic window of Panthera leo isolate Ple1 chromosome E2, P.leo_Ple1_pat1.1, whole genome shotgun sequence:
- the RRAS gene encoding ras-related protein R-Ras, producing the protein MSSGAASGTGRGRPRGGGPGPGDPPPSETHKLVVVGGGGVGKSALTIQFIQSYFVSDYDPTIEDSYTKICTVDGVPARLDILDTAGQEEFGAMREQYMRAGHGFLLVFAINDRQSFNEVGKLFTQILRVKDRDDFPIVLVGNKADLETQRQVPRSEASAYGASHHVAYFEASAKLRLNVDEAFEQLVRAVRKYQEQELPPSPPSAPRKKDGGCPCVLL; encoded by the exons ATGAGCAGCGGGGCGGCGTCCGGGACTGGGCGGGggcggccccggggcggggggccggggcccGGGGACCCCCCACCCAGCGAGACACACAAGCTGGTGGTCGTGGGCGGCGGCGGCGTGGGCAAGAGCGCACTGACCATCCAGTTCATCCAG tcCTACTTTGTGTCTGACTATGACCCAACCATCGAAGACTCCTATACGAAGATCTGCACTGTGGATGGTGTCCCGGCCCGGCTGGACA TCCTGGACACTGCAGGCCAGGAGGAGTTCGGTGCCATGCGGGAGCAGTACATGCGCGCTGGCCACGGCTTCCTGCTGGTGTTTGCCATTAACGACCGGCAGAG TTTCAACGAGGTAGGCAAGCTTTTCACGCAGATCCTCCGAGTGAAGGACCGAGACGACTTCCCCATCGTGTTGGTTGGGAACAAGGCAGATCTGGAGACACAGCGCCAG GTCCCCCGATCTGAAGCCTCTGCCTATGGCGCCTCCCACCACGTGGCCTACTTTGAGGCCTCGGCCAAACTGCGCCTCAATGTGGACGAGGCCTTCGAGCAGCTGGTGCGGGCCGTACG GAAGTATCAGGAACAAGAGCTCCCGCCCAGCCCACCCAGCGCCCCCAGGAAGAAGGACGGGGGCTGTCCCTGTGTCCTCCTGTAG